A genome region from Equus caballus isolate H_3958 breed thoroughbred chromosome 19, TB-T2T, whole genome shotgun sequence includes the following:
- the OR5H43 gene encoding olfactory receptor family 5 subfamily H member 43: protein MDTKNATLLTEFVLTGLAYQLEWQIPLFLVFLVIYLITIVGNLGLIALICNDPHLHIPMYLLLGSLAFTDAWISSTVTPKMLVSFFVKGKISLSECMIQFFSFAFSATTECFLLAAMAYDRYVAICNPLLYPVIMTNTLCIRLLVTLFVCGLIYSAFHVFFLLRLTFCSSNIIHHFYCDIMPLFKISCTDPSINVLIIFIFSGLIQVFTSLTVLVSYMLFLFTILKRKSVRGFKKAFSTCGAHLLSVSLYYGPLFFMYVRPGSAQADDQDMMDSLFYTVIIPLLNPIIYSLRNEKVTDSLEKMLKRNV, encoded by the coding sequence ATGGATACTAAAAATGCAACATTGCTGACAGAGTTTGTTCTCACAGGACTTGCATATCAACTGGAGTGGCAAATCCCCCTGTTTCTGGTGTTCTTGGTGATATATCTCATCACCATTGTGGGAAACCTTGGACTAATTGCACTCATCTGCAATGACCCTCACCTTCACATCCCCATGTACTTACTCCTTGGGAGTTTAGCCTTCACGGATGCTTGGATATCATCCACAGTGACCCCCAAGATGCTGGTCAGCTTCTTTGTCAAGGGTAAGATATCTCTCTCTGAATGCatgatacaatttttttcctttgcattcagtGCAACCACAGAATGTTTTCTTTTGGCAGCAATGGCGtatgatcgctatgtggccataTGCAATCCATTACTTTATCCAGTGATTATGACTAATACACTATGCATCCGACTGTTAGTCACATTATTTGTGTGTGGCCTTATTTATTCCgcatttcatgtattttttttactcAGATTAACTTTCTGTAGTTCTAACATAATACATCACTTTTACTGTGATATCATGCCATTGTTTAAAATTTCCTGTACTGACCCTTCAATTAATGttctgatcatttttattttctctgggtTAATACAGGTGTTCACCAGTCTGACAGTTCTTGTCTCTTATATGCTTTTTCTCTTTacaatcttgaaaagaaagtCTGTACGAGGCTTCAagaaagccttctccacctgtggagCCCATCTCTTATCTGTCTCTTTATATTATGGTCCTCTTTTCTTCATGTATGTGCGCCCTGGATCTGCACAAGCAGATGACCAAGATATGATGGACTCTCTATTTTATACTGTCATCATTCCTTTGTTAAATCCAATTATCTACAGCCTAAGAAATGAGAAAGTCACAGACTCActtgaaaaaatgttaaagagaAATGTTTAG